GAGATAAGCTCAGTACAAACTCAGGAATATTGTCTGCCTGTAACGGAATATCCAGTAAAAACTTAAATTGTCCTAAGGCGATCAGTAACGCGGATGCAATGATAAAGCTTTGAATAACGGGATGACTAATGAGCTGAATAAGAAAACCGAAGCGCAATAAACCTAAAAGCAGAGAAATGATCCCGACAAGTAGCGCTAATAAGTAAGCAGCTTCGATATAGGCTGTTGATCCAGCAGCAAATAGTGGGTCGAGCGCTGTAAATACCATCATCGAAATAATGGCGACAGGACCAATCGAAAGGGTCGTACTACTTCCTGTAAAGGCATAGATAATCATGGGTAGTATACTGGCGTATATCCCCATAATTGGCGGAAGCCCTGCCAACATTGCATAAGCCATACCTTGTGGTACCAACATAGCCAATACAATGCAGGCTGCAATCAGATCAGACTTTAGGCTGGAAAGCTGATAATGACTTAACCATTTTCGCGCAGGAAAAAGTTTAGATAGGTTTAGGTTTAGCAATTTCATGCGCAATAGTCTAAATCATAAATTTATATATATTATGCAGAAAAAATGCTAAAGAGGGTACGATTGAATTTTTTTGAGAATTATGCCTGAGGGCAGTAATGCTCATACAGCGTATTCAAAACCACTTGCAACTTTGGATCTAAAATTGAGTAAAAAATTTGTTTGCCATCGCGACGGGTAGAAACAACATTACTTTTTCTTAACATCATCAATTGCTGTGAAAGCGTAGGTTGGAAGATTTGGGTTAATTCTTCAATTTGTGAAACATTAAGTTCTTGTTTAGCCAAATGACACAAAATAATTAAACGATCAGTATTTGCCAGAGATTTCAGTACAGTCACAATTGTACCAGCAGACTCTCTCATGGCGTCGATCTCGAAATCCTTTTGCATGCATATACTCTCTAGGTTACAGCCGTGGCTAGTATAAAGTCACATAACGGAAAAATTGTAGTAAAACTGAATAATTGCAATGGTTTTTAATGAAAATGTATATCAGTAAAAGTGATAATAAGGCGATAAACTGTTAAATATTTTGTTTTTAATTAAAAATGTGTGATTAATATCACATAAATCTGGCTTTGATAGGTTTTTATCCAGTTTGAAGCTATTATGTTCGGATATCGTTAGATATATTTTTAAATAATACTAAACAATAAAATTAAGTGATTAATATAGTTAATGAATATAAAAAAATAAAAAAAAGATTGTGCTTTACAAAAAAACATATATAATGAGAAACAAGACAGAACGATCTGTCTGCATAAGAAGGATCGGAAGTGCTAAAGCGCAACCGCCAGAGGGTAATAATACTTATTATTCTTTTTACACTCAGACGCAAGCGTGAGCCACAATAATAACTATAAATCACGCTTTATTTTTTTAATTATCTCTAAACTTTCTATTTAAAAAATCCCTTTATAAATAAAGGGATATTTGGTGTTTATGCTAATGCTTTTTCGAAACTAATTAAATGCTCTACGCGTTTCCAGTATTCATCCATTTCAACAGAGTGTTTGTTGACATGTGCTTGAATGGTCATGCCATCTAAAATGCTGACAATCAGTGTTGCTAAATGAGTTGGATTGCGAATATCTAAGTTCTTTAATAAGTTTTCAATTAAAGCCGTTAACCAAATTTTGTACTGGGTTGCTGGTTGCAAAGTAGAAGGATAGATTTTGATTACCTCTTCCAATGCTTTTTGAAACATACAACCATTAAAATCTTCGCTATTAAACCACGCAGCATACCATCCAAAAATTGCTTTAAGCTGGGCAAGATGATCATCTGGATCACATTCTGCCAAAGTCGCATTTAAAGAAGTTTGGAGATTAATGTTGCGTTGCACTAAGCATTCTTCAATTAACTTCTCCTTGGATGGAAAGTATTTGTAGAAAGTCATTTTTGCAACGCCAGACTCACTAATGATTCGATCGACACCAATCGAGTTATAGCTATGCGAATTAAAAAGTCTTAATGCAGTGGTAATAATATCTTCTTTTTTTGACATACAACGCCTCGAGTTCGCCCATCGCCAAGAGCATCATGTTGCATTTCATCATGCAATTTTGGCAGGGATTTTACATGGTATTTTGAAAATATCATAGGAAAAAATAACATTATTTATTTAAATGATTCTTTCGTCCGCATTTTCAAGGGCGGGGTTTAAAAATAATGTTCTATATCTATAGAAAATAACTATTAATTAAATCTTAAAATACGATAAAACCTTAGAATAATTTAAAATTATTTGATTGGTGATTATTCATCTAATTGTTTTCAAAGGACAACTAATTTTTTAGGCTATTTAGATTTAATAATCGGGCTATATTGAGATCTATTCTTGTTTGTAATTTTGTGTATATTTAAGCAACGGTTTTAATTTTAATGTGTGCTCAGGAATCTATTTTGAATAAATGTATAATATAAAAGCCAGTTAGATATAGTTAAAATAAATAACTGACTTTCATCGTATAATTTTCTATTTTAAGATTTACTTTGTTGCGATGGCAGGGTTGCAATCAGCTTGATAAAGTTATGATACAGCATCGATTGCTGGCTTGGTGTGTAGACTGAACGTTTGATATTGCCTTTGTCTGTTTCGATCGAAAGCTCAACATTTTGGGCTTTTTTCAGCTCATAAAGAAATGTGCTTGGTAGAATAAAGCTATTCGATGAGCGTCTTGGAATCAGTCGGTTGATGTCTTTTTGCTGTGTTGGACCCACAGGTTGATAAGTAAAGCTCTTATCGTCAATTAAGAAAGTAAGGCCTTTGATATCATAATAATCATAGCTACTGTTGAGTACAGTTTCGACTCTTAATTGATCTTTATGTTGTTTATCCCATTCAACAAATACATTCGGGCATAGTTCGTTGGCCTTGCAGTTTAAAGAGCCTGCGGTTGCGAGATTGCCTGTTGAGCTGGCAGAAGAGTCAGGTAAGGTCGCGCAGCCACTCATCACAATACAAAGGCTTAGTAAACTTAAAGTTTTTTTCATCTTTTCAACTCTCTAGGATGTACTCAATATTTCAGTGTTAATGATGTAGTTGTGGACCAAGAAATTCAAATGGTTTTGATATTTTAAATTGATCGGTTGCATCACCAGCAAAAGTATTTTGTTGATCTTTGCCAAGATCAAGTTTACGCGTTAAACCGTCTTTAAAGTTAATTTTCTTTAAATCGACCCAAAATACATTGGGAGAGACTGCAGATTCAAAGAAATAAAGTTGTTGTTTGTGGTCTGCAACAGTTCGCCAGCGTGTCGATGAAATATTCGGTTCTTCTGCTGTATTGAGGCCATAAGGAACAGATACATTACGAATCACACTAAAAACAGAAGCTAAGGCATCTTTAGGATTGTCATTTTTGGGAATCGCATTGATATAAAAAGAGGCACGTGCAAAGCGGTCAGCAGCACGATTGGTCCCTGGTAACATGACTGTTCCGCCAATTTGTTGCCAGTAAGTGTTGAGTGCCAGTTGTTGATCAAATATTGGCGAGTTAGTCATGACTTGATACTTCTTATTGTGATGAATGACTTGTTTGCCGCCGATATATTCGATAATGGCGCTATCACCAGTTTTGTCTGAAATGGATAAATGCAATGTTGCGAGGCGTTGTTCGCCTGGTACGCTGTCTGTTATCAGATCAAAAGGTTCTTTTTCCAAGGCACTGACCGCTTCTGCAACGCTGGCATAGTTATCCAGTACATATTGCGCCCAAGCCGAAATGCTGAGTTGTGGTTTTTTAGATTGCTTGGTGTCTGGATATTGAGACTCAACCAACCATAATACATTGGCAACCAATCCAGCTTCATTCATACCGTCAGTTGTTGAAATATCATAACCTGTGGCAATTACACTGCCGTATTTGGCTTTCCATTTTAGAGATTTTGGCCCTGCATTGCTGTCACGAATTACACCACTGGGTAAAATCCAAAGATTAGTGCCGACATCAACCTTCCAGTCCATGGAGCGGGCGGTGATGATATGGTCATTGTTGCCTAAATAGACTGCTCGGGTGCAGGCATGGCTAGTTTGTAGAATGAATGAGGATGCGAGAAAGGAAAAACATAATATTTTTTTAAACACAAGTCAGACTCCTTGCTGTTGTATCAAAGTGATTTATATAAAATATTTTTATAATGACTTGGCTTTAGTCTATTAAAAAAAAATTCTTATTCAAGCATTAAAATGTAATCATTATAAAAAGTAGGGTTTTAATTTTTGATCTGGATTTGAGATAAATGTGGATAGAGATCAATCTCTATCCACGGGGAAATACATGTTCTAGTTTTCGTTTGGTGGTAATAACATTACAACGGCGGTATTCAGCAGCGTTGTAATATCTTCTAGAATCTCGGCTTGATTCAATTGTTCATCTAGCAATAAGCTTTCACCATCTGCAATCTGCTTTAGATAAGGAATGAATGGTTCTGATACGCAAACGGTATCGCCATTTGCCCAAAACTCTAAAGATTCACCTTGTTTTCTGTAAAGCAAACGAGAGGCGGGTTCTAGAATAATTTGATAATCCGCACCAATAATCTCAGCAACATCATTGGCATCAACTTCTTCAGGTTCCGGAATATTGTTCGGATAACTTGCTTCGCTCATATAGGCCATGATTGCTGCATCAAATTCAGGTGCCTGAGTGAGATAATCAAGTAATTGAGCCTTTAAATATGAAAACTCAGTACTGTTAATTTCCCCTAGATGCGCTGTTTGCTGGCGCGCAATATCGATCAATGGATTTTTGAGTAAGGTATTTTCTGCAAATTTATCACTGACTTGATCAATCATTTCTGAGAGGTTTGGCATACGGAAGCCAAAAGAGTAGGTTAAGCAATCATCTTCAGCAACGCCATAATGTGCAAGGCCAGGAGGTACATAGAGCAAATCACCTGGTGCAAGAACTTCATCAAAATGAATGTCTAAATCTGCTAATAGTTTCAGCGGTTGATCAGGCAAAAACTCAGTTGATTCATCACACATTTGACCTAATTGCCAGCGGCGATGACCATGACCTTGTACCAAGAACACATCATAAAAATCGAAGTGCTTACCAACAGAGCCACCTTTAGGTGCGTAAGACACCATGATATCGTCGCGGCGCCATTGCGGAATAAATGGAAACTTCTTCCAAAGCTCTGAAATATCAAATGAATAATGGTCAACTGCTTGAACCAGAAGTGTCCAAAGATTTGGCAGCTTTTGGAAATCACCTTTGGTTAAAGGAGAGGATTTCACATGCCACTCATTTGGATTTTTATTTTTCTGACGGATTAAGCGAGCGGTGACATCTTCTTCCAATGCCAGTTCTTGAACATCTGCTGGTTCTAATAAGCCAATAATTTCAGGCATTGCATTACGGACCAGCAACGGCTTTTTCTGCCAATATTCATTAAGAAATTGTTCTGCGCTAATGCCGCCGAGTACCGTTAAAGATTGAGACATGGGAAATAAAACCAACAACACATAAATTGGTGCGTATTCTCCCTTGAGTTGAATATTGGTGCAAGTCTTGTCTGAATGTGATGAAAAGCTCGGAAATAGTCATTAAAAGTGCGGTAATGTATTTAATCTTGATCAATTAGAAGCGGATTCATTCACAGACTTTCAAAAAAACAGTATGCTTAAGACGCAAAAAGGAGCATTCATGTATCAAGTACTGGCAAGAAAATACCGTCCACGTAATTTCAATGAGTTAGTGGGGCAAAACCATGTTTCTCGTGCTTTAACCAGCGCATTAGAACGTGGGCGTTTGCATCATGCCTACTTGTTTACAGGAACGCGCGGTGTCGGGAAAACCACGATTGCTCGTATTTTAGCCAAGTGTTTGAACTGCGAGACAGGCGTGACGTCAACGCCCTGTGAAGTTTGTGCAACTTGTAAGGCGGTAAATGAAGGTCGCTTTATTGATTTAATTGAGATCGATGCGGCATCACGAACCAAGGTTGAGGATACCCGCGAGTTACTCGATAATGTGCCTTATGCGCCGACGCAGGGTCGCTTCAAGGTCTATCTGATCGATGAAGTGCATATGCTTTCAACGCATTCATTCAATGCCTTGCTCAAGACACTGGAAGAACCACCTGAGCATGTGAAGTTCCTCTTTGCAACGACAGATCCACAAAAACTGCCGATTACCGTCATCTCGCGCTGTTTGCAATTTACCTTACGTCCTTTGGCCGTCGATGAAATCACGGAACATTTGACAGCAATTTTAAATAAAGAGCATATCGAAGCCGATCAAGATGCGATTTGGCAAATTGCAGAATCTGCACAAGGTTCATTACGTGATGCATTGTCTTTAACAGATCAGGCAATCGCCTATGGTCAAGGTGCAGTCCATCATCAAGATGTTAAAGATATGCTCGGTTTGATTGACCGAACCATTATTTATGATTTGATCTTGGCAATTCATCAAAATCAGCAAGCATCAGTAAGTCAGTTACTTCTACAATTTAGACAGCAAGCTTTAGACGTGTCTTTGGTTTTGGATCAATTGGTTTCTACCTTGCATGAATTGGCATTGCTGCAATATTTGCCTGATCTTGCACTGAAATATAGTGAAGAAATTAACCAGAAAATTCTGCAACTGTCGAAACTCATTTCTGCTCAAGATTTGCAGTTGTATTATCAAATTGCCTGTAAAGGTCGAGCTGAGTTGCAACTTGCGGTAACGCAAGAGCAAGGCTTCGAAATGACAGTGTTGCGTTTACTGGCGTTCAGACCGTTAACGTTGAATGAAGTCACGGTAACGGCAACACCTGTTACGCAAATTACAGCCCCTGAAGTGCATAAGCCAGTACAGGATTTAAGGATAGAAAATCAGTTTGCAGTTCAGCAAGAAACGGTTAACGTTGAACCTGAACCTGAACCTGAACCTGAACCTGAACCTGAACCTGAACCTGAACCTGAACCTGAACCTGAACCTGAACCTGAACAGCGCAATCAAGATCCTCATCTCATGGTGTTTGATGCCGAGGATGGTCAGTTAATTGGATTGGATGTATCAGCGCAACAACACACGATTCAGTCGAATATCGTTGCGGCGGATGAGGTGCTGGTTTTTCCTGTTGAGCAAAATTTTCAAGAACAGCTGGAGCAGCCTCAAGCTGAACAGGCACTTGATCTCATCGCAGAGCCAGTGCTTGAAGCGGTTGTTTCGGAACCGATTGTTGTCGCAGACAAACCGGTTACACCAATAATACAACAGCAAGATCACGGACAAACTGATCTGATGCCTCAAGATATTTTAAAACTGCGTGAGCAGGTCTTAGACGGTGAGTGGAATTTGGAGAAGTGGGAATATTGGTTTAGAACCAGCCAGCTTTCACCTGCGGTTCAAGAGTTAGCTCAACATGGTGTGATGCAAGGACAGATCAATGGCACTTCTGTTTTTCAGATTCCTCAAGAATATGAAGGGATGTTGTCGCAATTGCAGCATGGTTTGGAGGAGGCTTTAAAAGCACAATGGCCACAAACGCTGTTTAGTGTGCAATATGCTGCAGTGGATTCTAATACGCCTTTAATGATGCAGAATGAGCGTAAAGAGCGAGCATTTAACCGTGCGGTTGAATTATTGCACCAAGAGCCAACAATTAAGAGTCTGGTCGATACCTTTGATGCCGAATTGGTCAATATTAAGCTCAATCCTTAGCTAAAATAGACAGAAGAGTATTTATTTTTTACTTTGTAATGATTTAGATAAGCTAAAAGTGTAATCTATGCTTAAAATTTAAATCATAACGAAATAAGGGTAAAAAATAATGCGTCGTTTACCGGTTTATTTATTACTTGATACCTCTGGCTCTATGCATGGTGAACCCATAGAAGCTGTAAAAAATGGGGTACAAATTTTACTTTCGACTTTACGTCAAGATCCCTATGCGCTGGAAACGGCTTATTTATCTTTAATCAGTTTCGACAGCCAAGCCAAACAGTTAGTGCCTTTAACTGAATTGGCTGTCTTTCAAGCACCAGATTTACAGGTCACTGGGACTACAGCATTAGGCGATGCTTTAGCGCTGTTAGCCGATAAAATTGAACAGGAAGTGGCAAAAACCACTGCAGAGGTCAAAGGTGACTGGAAACCTTTGATTTTCATTATGACTGATGGTGTGCCAACAGATGATTGGCGTAAAGGGTTGCAACGTTTACAACAAGTCAAAACAGGGGTAATCGTGGCCTGCGCAGCGGGACATGGCGCCGATACTTCAATTTTAAAACAAATCACAGAAGTTGTTGTTGAATTGGCAACGGCAGATTCAAATACGATTAAAGCATTCTTTAAATGGGTTTCTGCCAGTATTTCAACAGGCAGCCAGAAAGTGGATGCAGGGCAAAAAGAAGTTACAGGGTTGGGCGATTTGCCACCCCCACCGCCTGAAGTCAACATCGTACTATAAAAGCAAAACACATATTAAATAAGAGGGTAAAACCATGGCTGTGAGTTTAAATAAAGGTCAAGGCATAAGTTTAAGTAAAACTGAAAATAATTTGTCTCAAGTAACGATTGGTTTAGGTTGGGATATTCAGGAACAGAAAAAAGGCTTTCTTGGTGGATTGTTTGGTGGCAATAGCGCTGAATATGATCTGGATGTGATTGCCTTCCTGGTGGGGAGCAATGGCAAGGTCAATAATCTGGGGCGAGATGCGCAGGGGAATGTCACCTTAGAAAATAGTGATGTTATCTTTTTTAATAATCAAAGGCATTCTTCTGGACATATCTGGTTAACCGGTGATAACCGTACAGGTGCGGGGGATGGCGATGATGAACAAATTATCGTGAAACTCAATGACCTGAATCAACAATACCAAAAAGTGGTTTTTGTGGTACAAATCTATAAAGCTGCTGAAAATAAACAACATTTTGGTCAAGTCAAAAATGCATTTATCCGTGCAGTGGATACTACAGGCAAGGAAATGGTTCGTTTCGATTTGTCGGGCACGGGGCAATATGATCAACAACGTTCATTACTGTTTGCTGAACTTGTCCGTGAATCAGCAGGATGGAAATTTAATGCAGTCGGACAGGCTTCCCAATCCGATTCATTTGTAGAATGGTTAAAACAATACGCTTAAAAATTTGATTTTCGGCTAAAGAAAGGTTTAGAACAACATGCGCCGTTTACCCGTTTATATTTTATTAGATACCTCAGGATCGATGCGAGGTGAGCCAATTCATTCGGTGAACGTCGGCTTGCAGTCCATGTTGAGTGCATTGCGCCAAGACCCTTATGCATTGGAGAGTGTGCATTTAAGTATTATTACTTTTGATTTGGAAGCTAAGGTTTATTTGCCTTTAACGCCCTTGGATCAAGTACAGCTTGCCGATATCGATGTGCCAAGTGCAGGTGCAACTTTTATGGGAGCTGCGTTAGAATTGCTGGCAGAACAAGTGAGTCAGCAATTACAGAAAAGTACCGATGAGGTCAAAGGGGATTGGCGTCCGCTGTTATTTGTGATGACTGATGGCTCACCGTCCGATGTCTATGCTTACCAACAAGCGATTCCTGTCATACAACAGTTAAATTTTGCCAGTATTGTTGCTTGTGCCGCTGGGCCAAAAGCCAAGCAGGAGCATCTCCTGCAACTGACCGATAAAGTTGTGGTATTGGATACTATGGATGCGGCCTCTTTTGCAGGGTTCTTTAAATGGGTGTCTGCCAGTGTCGTGGTGGGAAGCAGTAGTGCTGGGATTTCAGGTTCTGTTTCATTGCCGCCACCGCCGCCCGAAGTACAGTTGGTGTTGTAAATAAAATAAAGAATATATTAAGGATAATCAGAAGATGCGTCGTTTACCTGTTTTTTTCGTATTGGATTGTTCTGAGTCGATGGCGGGGCAAAATATTCAACAGATGCAACAAGGCATCCAGTTGATTATGCAGCAATTACGTCAAGATCCATATGCCTTGGAAACCGTATATGTTTCTGTTATTGCCTTTGCAGGGATTGTTCGAACCTTAGTTCCGTTAGTGGAAGTGTTTGCTTATTATCCTGCGAAATTACCTTTGGGCGGCGGGACACATTTAGGTAAAGCCTTAGAACATTTGATGAATGAATTTGATCGTCATTTGATTAAAACAACAGAAGAAATCAAAGGGGATTGGAAACCAATCGTATATTTGTTTACAGATGGTCGTCCGACCGATGAATGTAAAGATGCGATTTACCGTTGGCAAAAGAAATATGCACGACGCTGTACGCTGATTGCCTTAGGAATGGGTAAAAACGTTGATTATGCAATGCTCAAGCAATTAACAGAGCACTGTATTGCTTTTGATGAGTTGAATGAACAAGACTTTAAAAAGTTTTTCCAGTGGATTAGTGCTTCTGTGGTTGCACAAAGTAAAAGTATTGGGGATGGGCAGCAGCAAGATCATTTACCGCCAATTGATGAGCGTTATATGCGTTTGGTTAAGGATTTACCTGCCAAGAAAACCTTGGTGGATGAAAACTGTGTCACCTTTGTGGGGCGTTGTGGCAAGCTGAATCGACCCTATTTAATGAAATTTGAACGTGAAATTCAGTATCAAGCGCCTCAAGATTTAAATATCAACCTGAATTTATATCATTTTCAATTGACCGAATGCTGCAAAATTGATGAGGATTATTTTACCTGGTCTGATCAAACCCAACATCAGCAGCAGGTCAATACCACACTGTTACAAGGTACTCCAGAATGTCCGCATTGTTTGGCTGAAACGGCTTTTGCCATGTGTGGTTGTGGCCAATTGATGTGTTATGACGGTTTTAGCGAGGACGTGACTTGCCCATGGTGTCGTCGCCAAGTCAGTTTCGGTTATGGTGGAATGGACGGCTTCGATGTGCAACGAGGGCGTGGTTAACAATTGGATCTAGGAAAAGCCATGTCGCAAACTTTGACTCCTGACGTTCAGACAGTTTTTTTAAATACATTAAAGCA
This genomic stretch from Acinetobacter sp. C32I harbors:
- a CDS encoding metalloregulator ArsR/SmtB family transcription factor is translated as MQKDFEIDAMRESAGTIVTVLKSLANTDRLIILCHLAKQELNVSQIEELTQIFQPTLSQQLMMLRKSNVVSTRRDGKQIFYSILDPKLQVVLNTLYEHYCPQA
- a CDS encoding TerY-C metal binding domain-containing protein: MRRLPVFFVLDCSESMAGQNIQQMQQGIQLIMQQLRQDPYALETVYVSVIAFAGIVRTLVPLVEVFAYYPAKLPLGGGTHLGKALEHLMNEFDRHLIKTTEEIKGDWKPIVYLFTDGRPTDECKDAIYRWQKKYARRCTLIALGMGKNVDYAMLKQLTEHCIAFDELNEQDFKKFFQWISASVVAQSKSIGDGQQQDHLPPIDERYMRLVKDLPAKKTLVDENCVTFVGRCGKLNRPYLMKFEREIQYQAPQDLNINLNLYHFQLTECCKIDEDYFTWSDQTQHQQQVNTTLLQGTPECPHCLAETAFAMCGCGQLMCYDGFSEDVTCPWCRRQVSFGYGGMDGFDVQRGRG
- the dnaX gene encoding DNA polymerase III subunit gamma/tau, with protein sequence MYQVLARKYRPRNFNELVGQNHVSRALTSALERGRLHHAYLFTGTRGVGKTTIARILAKCLNCETGVTSTPCEVCATCKAVNEGRFIDLIEIDAASRTKVEDTRELLDNVPYAPTQGRFKVYLIDEVHMLSTHSFNALLKTLEEPPEHVKFLFATTDPQKLPITVISRCLQFTLRPLAVDEITEHLTAILNKEHIEADQDAIWQIAESAQGSLRDALSLTDQAIAYGQGAVHHQDVKDMLGLIDRTIIYDLILAIHQNQQASVSQLLLQFRQQALDVSLVLDQLVSTLHELALLQYLPDLALKYSEEINQKILQLSKLISAQDLQLYYQIACKGRAELQLAVTQEQGFEMTVLRLLAFRPLTLNEVTVTATPVTQITAPEVHKPVQDLRIENQFAVQQETVNVEPEPEPEPEPEPEPEPEPEPEPEPEPEQRNQDPHLMVFDAEDGQLIGLDVSAQQHTIQSNIVAADEVLVFPVEQNFQEQLEQPQAEQALDLIAEPVLEAVVSEPIVVADKPVTPIIQQQDHGQTDLMPQDILKLREQVLDGEWNLEKWEYWFRTSQLSPAVQELAQHGVMQGQINGTSVFQIPQEYEGMLSQLQHGLEEALKAQWPQTLFSVQYAAVDSNTPLMMQNERKERAFNRAVELLHQEPTIKSLVDTFDAELVNIKLNP
- a CDS encoding cupin domain-containing protein; the encoded protein is MSQSLTVLGGISAEQFLNEYWQKKPLLVRNAMPEIIGLLEPADVQELALEEDVTARLIRQKNKNPNEWHVKSSPLTKGDFQKLPNLWTLLVQAVDHYSFDISELWKKFPFIPQWRRDDIMVSYAPKGGSVGKHFDFYDVFLVQGHGHRRWQLGQMCDESTEFLPDQPLKLLADLDIHFDEVLAPGDLLYVPPGLAHYGVAEDDCLTYSFGFRMPNLSEMIDQVSDKFAENTLLKNPLIDIARQQTAHLGEINSTEFSYLKAQLLDYLTQAPEFDAAIMAYMSEASYPNNIPEPEEVDANDVAEIIGADYQIILEPASRLLYRKQGESLEFWANGDTVCVSEPFIPYLKQIADGESLLLDEQLNQAEILEDITTLLNTAVVMLLPPNEN
- a CDS encoding VWA domain-containing protein: MRRLPVYILLDTSGSMRGEPIHSVNVGLQSMLSALRQDPYALESVHLSIITFDLEAKVYLPLTPLDQVQLADIDVPSAGATFMGAALELLAEQVSQQLQKSTDEVKGDWRPLLFVMTDGSPSDVYAYQQAIPVIQQLNFASIVACAAGPKAKQEHLLQLTDKVVVLDTMDAASFAGFFKWVSASVVVGSSSAGISGSVSLPPPPPEVQLVL
- a CDS encoding linear amide C-N hydrolase, whose amino-acid sequence is MFKKILCFSFLASSFILQTSHACTRAVYLGNNDHIITARSMDWKVDVGTNLWILPSGVIRDSNAGPKSLKWKAKYGSVIATGYDISTTDGMNEAGLVANVLWLVESQYPDTKQSKKPQLSISAWAQYVLDNYASVAEAVSALEKEPFDLITDSVPGEQRLATLHLSISDKTGDSAIIEYIGGKQVIHHNKKYQVMTNSPIFDQQLALNTYWQQIGGTVMLPGTNRAADRFARASFYINAIPKNDNPKDALASVFSVIRNVSVPYGLNTAEEPNISSTRWRTVADHKQQLYFFESAVSPNVFWVDLKKINFKDGLTRKLDLGKDQQNTFAGDATDQFKISKPFEFLGPQLHH
- a CDS encoding TetR/AcrR family transcriptional regulator; the protein is MSKKEDIITTALRLFNSHSYNSIGVDRIISESGVAKMTFYKYFPSKEKLIEECLVQRNINLQTSLNATLAECDPDDHLAQLKAIFGWYAAWFNSEDFNGCMFQKALEEVIKIYPSTLQPATQYKIWLTALIENLLKNLDIRNPTHLATLIVSILDGMTIQAHVNKHSVEMDEYWKRVEHLISFEKALA
- a CDS encoding VWA domain-containing protein, whose amino-acid sequence is MRRLPVYLLLDTSGSMHGEPIEAVKNGVQILLSTLRQDPYALETAYLSLISFDSQAKQLVPLTELAVFQAPDLQVTGTTALGDALALLADKIEQEVAKTTAEVKGDWKPLIFIMTDGVPTDDWRKGLQRLQQVKTGVIVACAAGHGADTSILKQITEVVVELATADSNTIKAFFKWVSASISTGSQKVDAGQKEVTGLGDLPPPPPEVNIVL
- a CDS encoding TerD family protein gives rise to the protein MAVSLNKGQGISLSKTENNLSQVTIGLGWDIQEQKKGFLGGLFGGNSAEYDLDVIAFLVGSNGKVNNLGRDAQGNVTLENSDVIFFNNQRHSSGHIWLTGDNRTGAGDGDDEQIIVKLNDLNQQYQKVVFVVQIYKAAENKQHFGQVKNAFIRAVDTTGKEMVRFDLSGTGQYDQQRSLLFAELVRESAGWKFNAVGQASQSDSFVEWLKQYA